TGCCCTATAACCTGCATCCCACAAGTGCTCTCTATGGATTGGGTTACACTCCTGATTACGTGGTTTATCATGAGGCAATCTTGACGACAAAGGAGTACATGCAGTGTGTGACAGCTGTGGAGCCTCATTGGTTAGCAGAGTTGGGGCCAATGTTTTTCTCCGTGTAAGATTCTGATACATtaattcataaacataaaatgaaacagaaAACTGTTTTGGTTAGTATGTGTTAACTTCTTTAGAAATCTACATgtgatttgttgttgtttaagttgttttggatatttttaatcatttgatGAATATCAGAAAAAGATCATTCCAAAAATATAAGACTAGATGATGTATCATTAAGCATTGTTTGCGCGGTTATTTAGGTCAGAGAATGAATTTGTGTCGTTCAAGAGAATGGTACACaccatatttaaatattatagcTTGGATGTTTGTCAAAAGTGTAAACAAAGCGATAGTTAACCTGTTTCTTGTGAGCTTTTGTTTAggtctattattattattagctATAAAGAATTCTATGACTGTATAATTTGAGAAAGTATTAGATGAAATTAAGTGTTGTCTAGGGGCAGACTGAGAATCTGGCTTCTAAGGTACCTTTTCAGTTTTCTCTTTTTGCCGttttcttttgattatcctGATTGCATTATGTCAATGTTTAAGCTTTCTATCACACATGTATTAATGTACTTTTGATACATTTTTGAACAATGTATTGGAAGGGGAGCAAATGTTGATGTACACACTGAACGAGGCATCGAGGAACGTCATGGCATCGATGATAAAGTTGATGCTCTGAAGAGCATAATCAAGATCAGCGTCAGTAGTTCAATTAGGTATCACATGGTGGTCGAGGGCTCATTCAACAGTCAATAGAACTTAATATACAGGTGTGTATTCAGAATTTAGACGTCTGAAtcttaaaaaatacaaatgagGCCTTAGTCTAGGCTCTAGaagaaatgcaaaaaaaatgtcCATATTCTTAATTCTAACTGGTTTATTCTGCCTTATGTACATTTACTTGAATCTTCAGTAAACATGATACTGTCTCTTCCATGCTTGGACGATTTGTTGGTTCTCGAGTCAAGCATCTTAAGCTTAGGTTGGCTACTGACATTGCTATTTCCAAATCACTATCTTCCCTTATATCTGCTTTGATGAATCCATCCAGTTCAATTTCTGCATTTTCTCCTTCCATTATTGCAGCTACTGCAGCAGAAAGTAGAATTTCTCCACTTTCCTCTACAATTACAGCATCTTTGCCGGTGACTAATTCCAACAGTACAACTCCAAAGGCATAAATGTCCATCTTTGAAGTCACTGTCCCTCTCTCAGCGTACTCAGGAGCCATGTATCCTGTTGTCCCCACAAGCTACCAACTCCTGCCTGATGTATCCGTTTCTTTAGCAACACTGAAGTTTGTAATCTTTGCTCGTATGTTGTTGTCGAGGAGAATGTTTCTACTGTTGATGTTCTTGTGGATGTAGCCTGGTTTGGTAAAGCTGTGAAGATAATGAAGTCCATTAGCTACATCCAACGCAATCTGAATCCTATTTTTCCAGCTGATGGTATCTTGACACTTGGTTCTGGTCAGCCATTCCCTGAGAGAGCCATTTTTCATGTATTCAAAGACAAGAAAGAAGCAACCTTTATGTTCACAATAGCCACAAAGCTTTATTAGATTGAAGTGATTGATCTTATGTAGTATGTTCACTTCTCTAGATACATCCGTGATCGCCATTTTGACTGCTAAGATTTCCCCTTTAAACCCTCCCCAGTATACAGATCCCTTTATCCAGTTCTTGGAGTCAAAGTTTCGCGTAGCGTGCTTCAATTCTTTGAACTTAAAAACCTTAGGGACATGATCTATGTTCGCGATCTCCACGAGGATATCTTCATGACTTGAAGACCTCCTCGGAAATTTGCTATCTCTTTTCTTAAACAAAGCAAGAAGGATGACCCAAGAAACCACAAAGCCTGTTGCAACTCCACTACCTATGTAAAGATTTCTCTTTGATTTTCCCTTTGAAGCATTAGCTGCAGATGGAGGTGAAAACGACCTAATAGGTTTTCTATAATTCTCATTTCCGGTATCTAAATTTGATGGTTCAGAAGGCAGGGGAATTAGAATGGTTGTAAAAGGATACAAAACAGAATTTTCATCCAAGAATCCATTTGCTTCGGTTATGTTCCTTACATTAACGTTAAATCTTTTGCAGACTGTAAGGATGTCATCGCCAACGTTTATTGAATAAGTCATCAAATACTTTGAGCCTTTTGCAGCTTGTTTTGCTGTTGGACAGGCACACCTGAGAGGAACTTGCAACTCAAGACCAGGTCTCAAACTAAACTCATCGTATTCATTTTGACATACTAATGCATTACAGGTTGATAATCCTTGATAAGTATTATTTGCTATCACAAAGTATGTTTCAATAACAGCTGATATATAGTACATGGTTTTGGCTTGATAATACAAACCTGAACAAGAGCAGTCCACTGGAATTATAACCTCCTTTTCTGGTGCGAACACTGTAAGCCTCGTGACATTGTTGATACGTGCAATCTCAGACATGTTTGAAGACATGAGAGCAGCAATTCCAGGTACTGAATTATAAGGATCCCTAGCCTTGAATATGAGAAATGCTTGACAAGTGAAATTTCTTCCATTGCAAGAGTAATTCGTTTCGATTCGttttcacaattcaatactGAACTACCTGAGTATTCTTGTTGAGCTTTAGTACATGAAATTTGAAAGTTTAGTATGCAGAGAATATTCAAAAGCCAATTCATAGCTGTTCTTTTTTCTTGATTAAGTATATGAACATAGAGGAATTGGTCTTGTGAATATATTTTGTTGgattatgtataatttataagtATAAACGCGTTAAACgttattaaattttgtatattttatgtcTCATTCAGACTTCATTTGATCCAGAAATTTGTTTTAAGGAATATGTCATCCTATCAGAAGACTACAAAGTCAAGTGGgatttttattaaagaaatcaaTGTAGATGTGACAATAATTCTTGACTAGACTATGTAAATATGAGTCATTCTATTATCAAGAATTGTTATTATTCTTATGTTCCCATTCAAGGGGCATCAAGAGAATGAAAACAGCAACACGACAACAATATTCTCGGTGTATTTTCACAAGTAGGGATCGGAAAGGATAGAATATACGCAATACAGATCTTACCCCTACGTCATGGAGATAGAGATGATGTTTTCGAAAGATCATTAAACATAAGAAGAAATGAGTTTAGAAATTTTGATTTAGTAGACGTTTAATCTACTATGTGTGTCTCGAAATGGAGCGATGTCACAATTCCACAACTCGACTAATACAACATCATACACAAGGAAATCACTCAATTGATACTTCTAATTATTTTCAAAGGAGATATTTTACATCGAAGCATGCTACTTTTGCTCGAACTATGTATGTATATCAATAGTTGAAAATCCCCCAAAAAATGAATATTCGTGTCAAATTCAGTCATCGtcacaaataaatattgaatgatACAGAGTTATTTTATGCctattaatttaaaatcttgaattagtctctacttattaatttaaaatcttgaattaGTCTCTGAAAATATGGTACGTAAAGAACACCAATAATCATGAAAGGAAACTAGAGTAATAGAAacatattcaatttatataCATCAAAGTAGAATCTTTTACAGATAATTTAGATACGTGATTAAATATTGtagtacaaaataataaattaatctcttattttttttaaaaaagaacaagTATTTTTAATGCCCCtcttttatattaaagttttaatctCTTGTTAtcaatttaaagtttatatttaaatacataaacaactatttataaattaaacttaaacacttttaaagtatttttcatCACTTAACTACTTTgttaaaactaatataaatagCCTTTTATTCACCGATAAAATTTGTCTACaacaaacatttttaaaaaatcaattaatattcGCGCAAAAAATATTGCGCCTTGTAAGACCCGTTTGAGAGTGGCGCTCCGCACAAATCAATTCTtcaagtattatatatatatatatataNNNNNNNNNNNNNNNNNNNNNNNNNNNNNNNNNNNNNNNNNNNNNNNNNNNNNNNNNNNNNNNNNNNNNNNNNNNNNNNNNNNNNNNNNNNNNNNNNNNNNNNNNNNNNNNNNNNNNNNNNNNNNNNNNNNNNNNNNNNNNNNNNNNNNNNNNNNNNNNNNNNNNNNNNNNNNNNNNNNNNNNNNNNNNNNNNNNNNNNNNNNNNNNNNNNNNNNNNNNNNNNNNNNNNNNNNNNNNNNNNNNNNNNNNNNNNNNNNNNNNNNNNNNNNNNNNNNNNNNNNNNNNNNNNNNNNNNNNNNNNNNNNNNNNNNNNNNNNNNNNNNNNNNNNNNNNNNNNNNNNNNNNNNNNNNNNNNNNNNNNNNNNNNNNNNNNNNNNNNNNNNNNNNNNNNNNNNNNNNNNNNNNNNNNNNNNNNNNNNNNNNNNNNNNNNNNNNNNNNNNNNNNNNNNNNNNNNNNNNNNNNNNNNNNNNNNNNNNNNNNNNNNNNNNNNNNNNNNNNNNNNNNNNNNNNNNNNNNNNNNNNNNNNNNNNNNNNNNNNNNNNNNNNNNNNNNNNNNNTGGCAATAATTCCAATCAAGGCAATGAGGCATCATTCTCTTTAAGAAAACAATCAATATCATTTTGATTCTAAATTGGTCATGATTTATGTTTAAACTATCTGACTTTTTCACAATCATTTTGTAATAATACTCCTATtaacaatactcaaaataaggATGAAAAAAAGAACGAAAATAATTACTTAAACAATTAAAGAAGGAGAAAGGAAGTCGGGGAAAATCTCGTGTTTGAATCCTAAGTATGAAAGAATATCTCTATAaggaaatatttagattttcaaCGCAAATTCAATTATTATCATATGAGGTTTAAATACGATATATTTTCGTTAAGAAATGTTTTAGATTTTTCAATATAAACTCAAATATAATCAGACCTCGAGAGAAATGATCTTGTACTTGAGCTCTAAGTACAAAATATCTTTGTTTTCTTAACATTTTTAGGTTTTTCTCGACATGAATAAAAATTTAGTCGAATCTCAAAAGAAATAAACCCGTATTTAACTTTCTGAGtataaatatcattattaaaaacattttagatTTAATTAGATATCAAGAGAAATGATTTCGTATTTAAATTCTGACTATAAAATATctttgtttaaaaatattttagattttttcacgtgaatttaaatttagtcaaacctaataaagaaataatctcattttcaagttctaaactcaTTTCGAGCTCtactacaaaatatttttatttagataccGAACACCGagcgaaaaaaaaaaaaaaacacaagagaAAGAGGGGGAGACAATAGAGGATACTTtctatttaagtaaaaaaaaaaatataatacatttgCTTAAAGTGTCCTTTTTTTCTCAGATTCTCTTCTACTATTTTTCTCTCCATCTGTAAATAGAGAGACCCCATCATTTTTCTTCAATCTTTTTTGTTTGCAGATTCTCATTTCAGCAGCAGCAGGAGGAGGTTCACATAATTTTGGTATTTTCTTGAGCTATTTGCTATTACTTTTATCAGATTCAGCGATAAAAAGGGTtcttttatgtgtttttcttttttgttttcaagTTTTGTTCTTACCCAGATCGTGAAATCGATTGAATTATCGATGGTTGCTCTTTAATTTAAACCCCTTTTGATAAATttgttgattttgaagaattttgTCCAGAAATTATGCTTCTTGGCGGCGTGTTTGATCTTAGTTGATATCAGTCTGTCTTGTTTGCTTTTAGTTGGGATTGACTGAatttgttgttggtggtggtgctGCTGTTAACGTTTTAAGTTTGGGTAGTGGAAAGTGCTAGTATAGAGAACCTCTcaaaaaaaagatgatttttttagCATTATTAGATGTTGGTTGCTTGTTGATATGTTGttcggatttttcaaaaatggtGCGTTGGATTCTCAAAAACAGTGCATTTTTGGTGGATTGTGATATGGGTGTGGCGTTAATTGCTCTAGTTTTGTTAAAGCTCAAGCCTTTCTTGTGTCTTTCCGAAATGATGGCACACCTGTGGGAAGCTACAATTGTGACATTATTTTTGGAGAGCCTGAGCACTATAGCCAGTTTGTGATCTTAACTTTTGAGCCTGAATAAGTGTTTGAAGCTACAATTGTTGTTTCCTAGTTTAATTGCTCAAGTTTTGTTAAAGCTCATGTATTTTCTTGTGTCTTTCCAAAATAATGGCACATTCGCGGGAAGCTACAATTGCGGCATTATTTTTGGAGAGCCCGAGCGACATAGCCAGTTTGTGATCTTATTTTTGAGCCTGAATAAGTGTTTGAAGCTACAATTGTTGTTCCTATTTTAATTGCTCTAGCCTCTAGTTTTGTTAAAGCTCAAGTATTTTCTTGTGTCTTTAACAGAAAAGCTCTAGCTTGATTGATGCTGAATTTTACTTTTGATTAGTGGAATTGTCCCAAGCTAGAGTTTGGTGCTGGGTCGTTCTATGCATGTCTGTTAAGATCTTTGTGTTTAGTTCTGGCCGAGAATAGGTTCAGTGATAAGTACCCGCAGTTGGAAAAATTAGTGGTATCCCAGAAGgtaatattaattattgatcTACTCTTAATGTCCATAACCAGAAGTGAATTTATAACCTAAAACTGGGGCACATGAACTCGTGCTCTTTCCGTAGAACTAGGTATTTTATCTATACATTTTCTAAGGTCACAAGAAGGCTAAATGGTGCAGTTGGTTGACTGTTGAGTTATTTATCTAGTGGACTGGGGATCAATCCTACTTGATGCAAATTTTCGTTCTTCCTTTTAGTGGTGCACCATGTTCTAGAAATTCTAGATTCGCCTCTGTCCATAACATACAACTTGAATTGTTTTATGTGAATTGATTTTTGGCCAGTGAATGAATATTATTATGAGATGATAATATTTCTAGTTAATCCTCTTTCATATTCCATCTATCAAAGTCCTTGAATAGCCTTCAATTTACTTGAATGAcatttacaatattcaaatGGTTACACTTTCCAAAACTGAGCCATTGCCcattatattttgttgtcaGATGTTAGCATCTTTTCCCTTCTTTACCCCTATATATTCTCTATGTGTTTCCACTTTGTTAAGTGTGAAAAATCAAGAATCAATACTAAGAAACAAAGTTTCTTCCTCTCCATTTCTTGAGTgctgggttttcttctaaataaATCTTTATAGTTTCTGTGCTTCTAGTTCTATGCTAGAAGAGCTTATTGAATCATAGGGGACAGTGTCTTTGAAATGCCTCACGCTTTCAAGAGTTCTTGACAGGTTTCGTGATCAAGTATTTTCCATAAGAATCCAACACCAATTTCAAAGCTTAAATGGTAgtgaaaaagaaatacaaaaagtTGAAGTTCTATTTTTCTGCTTTAAAGCTCAGAAGAATTATTGGAACATTACGCAGAAACATTGgctattttaaaagaaatgatttttatattctttattcATATAGCACAGGAGGTTAGTTGATTCAGATGACTTACAAGCTCTAGATTGCAGATTTTGCAAGCGCATCCAAATATGTTAGAAGTAAAAGATCCATCCAAGTGACACCAACTAGCTGAGAATAATATATTAGTGTGTGTGAGGAATCCTTTTGATCTTGATTAGAGACTTGTATATctctataaaaataaatgtgagaTTTGAAGAACCTTTAGTTCAAGAGAACTTCTAATTTGCtttattattcaatattaaaTGAACTTGAATAGCATGTAATGATACATAGATTCATATTTTCGAACCCAAATACTTTGGGGCGGAGGCTTAGTTAACTGCTGGAATTTTTACGTACTTACTGTTCTTATTTGTACTTATAAATGAAAAAGATGGAGaagatttatttttcatgtatttcATCTCGTAGTTCTTATTGTGGTTCAACGTGATGCATTTTGCTTTTGTAGGGAACCATGATTAAATTGTTTAAAGTGAAGGAGAAACAGAGAGAGCTTGCTGAAAATGCAAATGGAAAGCCACCAATTAAGAAACAAAGTGCAGGAGAGCTGCGTCTTCATAAAGGTATTTCCTTTTCGCTTTCTTtgtaaaatctttttaaatcaaattagtACTTTAAGCATTTCGTTTCATGCAAGGTAATTTCTTATATCTTTTAGCATGCCAAATTGGTCAATTTAGGTTTGATTAGCTAGGGTTTCATTTCAGTTGTTTGTTTACCTTCCTTAGAGATCTTCCATGTAAAGTTTCAGATGAAATAGTGCACTCTGATTATAATTTGAGACATGAGAAGTTGTGCTTCATGTCATGAACCAGTTTTTTCCTCTTTGGTACCATGGGAGCATGTGGAGTGTGTAGTAAATGTAGAATCTTCCAAATATAAGATGATCCTGAGAAAGGTCATATGTTATCTCGGTAGGCCAGTGTTGTCAAAGGCATGCTTAAGCCCTGAAGTGAGGCACAAAATATGTTGAGCGGTTTGCCTCGCTTAATGTGTGATTCAAGACTCTAAGATATACTTTTTTCCCATGAGAGTTTCCTGAAGAGGTGAtactaaatgatttatattttactttattgtaatatatacttttttcaatactttgttcatatatttgatgtacatacttattattattagtcttgaattaaacatatatttttgtactttttctCCATTGTGCCGTTTTTCATTAAAGCTTACACTTAACTTGTGCTTTGCACTTAAAGCCCCAAGTCCCAACAGACCTTAGagaatttttgtgtttttcgcTTTCGATAACACTGTGGTAGGAAAAAATGGCAAGAGAGAATGCAGTGCTTCctgataaaaaaaagtaatttttttttagaaaatgtagTACTTTACTGGAGGGGGTGGGTGTTGTTGATCTCAGGTATTTCACAAACAGTCTGTCCACCTACTACAACTACAAGTTTACAGGCCCATGCTGTGTATTGCTAGAATCCAACGTGTGTGTCGAAGTGGATCCCTCGTAAGGTGGTTTTTTGTACAGTGAAGGTAAGAAGTGGAGGTTGGACTGTTGGAGGAGGGTAAGTGTAAATGGAGGCCAGAAGGCAGTGAAACTTGGAGTGCCCCCCAAATTCATATTACATCATTCACGGGTTTCCTCAAATCTCCCATGTATGCTGTAGAGATTTGATGTATACATTGTCATTTCTTTGTTGACTCCTTTTACTCGTATATAGGCGAAAATTTGTGTTATGTTTGACCATCCACTGTTGAAGATTGATGTTGCTTGAACCTCTATATGTGACAGCTAACTGCATATGACTCTCACATATATTGAAAGTTAAAAGTGAAGATTGTTGTTGCTTGATGCAAAGCACTTTCTAGTGAAGGGGTTCTCTTCGTCTTTCTTTTGATTGATGAACTTTCTGATGGAAGTTCATGAATAATTGTGTCAGTTCCTTCCTTCATTGCCTCATTCTCCAATTCATCATAGAATGTTTCATCTTATAATAAAGAATCTATACAAAAGGGattcatttatatttctttgttcCGGGTGGTTCTTTTCTCCGACTATTTATTTGTCTTCTATTTTTTTCCACACCAATGAAGATGGCCTTAGCGTTTTTTTTATTCCCTGTAGATATCAGTGAACTAAATCTACCTGAAACGTGTAGCATATCATTCCCTAACGGAAAAGATGACCTCATGAACTTTGAAGTCACCATTCGTCCTGATGAAGGATATTATATGTAAGTAGTTTTGCTGACACTATTCTCTCTCTTTTTAATGGATATATTCCTGAAAAAAGTTTACTTCGACTTGGATATACCTTTGTGCTTTCGTATTTGTATGGAAAATTGGTGCACTTCAAGTTAGCTTTCCTCAGCGCTGATAACATACATTGTATTATTTGTTCGTATTCAGGGGTGGAACTTTTGTCTTCTCGTTCAGCATTTCTTCTATTTATCCTCATGAGGCTCCAAAGGTCAAGTGCAAGACAAAGGTGGGTAATGGTTTATAGCTTTTTTCCTTTCgattctcttttaatttcttgaagCATGAATTTAGATTCCAATTGTTTTATCATTAGCTCTGGAAACTCGGATTTTGCAGGTTTACCACCCGAATATTGACTTGGAAGGTAATGTGTGTCTCAACATTCTTCGAGAAGACTGGAAACCTGTGCTCAACATCAACACAATAATCTATGGCTTGTATCATTTGTTCACGGTACTTTAACTTCCTTCTAGTTTGATGTACTTTACGCTACTCTAAGTAGTTGTTAGTTTATAACTTCCGATTCTGCAGGAACCCAATCACGAGGATCCCCTCAATCATGAAGCAGCTGCTGTGTTGAGTGACAACCCCAGCATGTTCGAGTCCAATGTCAGAAGGGCAATGTCTGGAGGATATGTAGGGGAAACGTTCTTCCAACGCTGCATATAAACGTCTCAGATGCAGAATCGATTAGTTGATGATGCTTACACCAGAAGTTGAAGGCTCTGAAAGTCTGTAAAGTTGGGACCAGAAAGAACCATTTTTACTTGTGATCATTGTGAAAAAGATTTGAGTGCAAAATGTTATTAGATATTTGCAAAACTTAAAACCTGCAAAAAGTTTTCTGTATGATAAGTGTTAAAACTGAAGCTGTTAGAGACCCTTTGCTTCgatgaatttatgtttttgCGATCTTGCGCTTCAGTTATCGTATTATTTATATGTGTTGTCATGTTTTCCTTTTAACATGTTGTCTTTTTGCTTCTTCACTTCTCTTGTTTCTCGTTTTTCTAACTACTCTGTGTTATCTTTATTTGAGTCAAGGTCTATCGAAAACCTCAGGATATAAGGTAAAATTTACGTACACACTATTTTTTTCTAACTCCACTTGTGAGAGTATATTCGATATGTgaaatggagaagaaaaagaaaaaacattgatTTTCTCAGCAAATAATTGATTGTTTCCTATGTGGCAGATTTCTATTGGCTGGTTGACTgaattaataattaaagagaCAACTCTGCTAACAAATCATTTTGtagcagaaaaaaaaaaagtgaaatataaaaaaagaattgttcCCCACCCACAAGGCCATAATCCCACAACATGTGCTTGGTTTTGTACAATTTACTTAGATAGtggtactattttttttattatatatgtatgacatttgatttattaaaaataaaatttgataaattaaggATGATTTTAGTTGATTAGAGTTACGCgagtattaataatattaaggtTAATCATATagatttagttatttaattttatatctaaCATAACGAGATAACTTATtaatgtattaattatgtaaaaattgtaaatttacTGAATTTCAAATATTACGATTTAAGTTCTACTAAATATGATACTAGTTATAtcgaatttatataaataattcacCTTTTTATTAATCACGCAATCCTTTCTGGATACATTATTAATTCACTttccaaccaacaacaacacgACTCTTAGGGTTGTTTGAAAGTTGATCAGATTACATAGTCTTAATTATgtgtgtattatttttttttgtcttcttacccacaaaataatatacaaaattcaTTATAATCTTTACATATATTAGTCATGCAGGTTTTAAACTTACAAATCAAatattgtattaattttatatataaataactctTATAACTTAGGCAAAAAATCAATACCTGATTAAGTTATCTCTTTACCAGCTACGAAACCACCCTTTGTTTATTACAAACTATATACACACTCAatataatatatctttttttttttaatttctcattCTATATCCATTCGATTATTTCATATTCTTGTTAGATAGGACCTCATTCAATTTGCGTTGAATAAAATTCCACTAGGAGAATAACAATTAGAGCAACCCCATCCActatattatattcatattatttccGATTCGCATTAAATAGGAGTCCATTGAATTCGCGCGGGGTAGAATACCATTTAGAAGGATAGCAAATGGAGCAACCCTATCCACGATCGCACATCCTGACTATTTCGAATTCACATTAGGTAAGACTCATTCGATTCGATTCGCGCTAAATAGGATTTCATTAGAAGGATAAACCTCATTCACGATACCACAATCAACCTATTTCAAATTCGCATTAAATAGAGCCCCATTTGATTCATTCGAAGGATAGGAGTCGGAACAACCTCATTCACGATATCATATTCTATATAGgtgtacacaacacatacacacacaaacAAGAAAACACCACTCACTACCCATAGAGAGAGACAACAAAGATTCTTCTTTGCTTTGTTGAACGTCTTTCTCGTGAGTATAGTCTCAGACGTGTGTCTGCAACACCCACCCCCCACCGCCCCACGCCACCCTACCCCCACCTGGGACCACcccattttctcttcttctcataTATACACACAGATAGAGAGAGAAAGCGCGCGTGTGTGAGAGAGAAAGcgagaaacaacaacaacaaaatcatGATGTGGGAAGCTGGAGAATCACCAGCATCTTCCTCCGCCGGTGCCGGAGCTGGTGGAGGTGGAGGTGCCGGAGTTGGTTTACCGGAaagtggtggtggtggtggtgggagAAGGAAACCATCAtggagagaaagagagaataaCAGGAGAAGAGAGAGGAGGAGGAGAGCTGTAGCTGCTAAGATTTATACTGGTTTAAGAGCTCAAGGAAACTATAATCTTCCTAAACACTGTGATaacaatgaagttcttaaaGCTCTTTGTACTGAAGCTGGTTGGATCGTTGAACCTGATGGTACCACTTATCGCAAGGTTTTTCGATTTTTTTCCCTCTTCAATTTGCTTGATTCTTAGGttaatttctatgtttttggTGAGCCCCATTACTGGGTTTTGCTTAGATCTACAGGTTTGACAAATAGGTTTGCTTTTTTTTGGATCTAGATTGTATGGATTTTAGCATATATGAGCATCAATTTTTAAGTTGCTAAACTTCTGGATTTGCTGAATTTCTTTGTTTTGCCTGTTTATTGTTCTTGTATGTTggttattttgagaaattagagTGATCCAGTGTATAGTTTTGTTAGAAACTGGAAGTGGTTTTTAGGGGGAAATGATTGAACTTTCCAGTTCAATTGTTGTTAATTTGGTAGTGGAAAAAGGGTGTCTTTATTTGGAGCTTCTGGGGGTGGAGTTGGATGCTTTCGAGTTTCGCCTTACTATTGCTTGGACTCCTCAAAATACCGATGGGTGTGTGTCGGATCCTCCAAGATTAGTGCATTGTTGTAGGATCTGCACAG
This portion of the Solanum pennellii chromosome 12, SPENNV200 genome encodes:
- the LOC107005360 gene encoding NEDD8-conjugating enzyme Ubc12-like produces the protein MIKLFKVKEKQRELAENANGKPPIKKQSAGELRLHKDISELNLPETCSISFPNGKDDLMNFEVTIRPDEGYYMGGTFVFSFSISSIYPHEAPKVKCKTKVYHPNIDLEGNVCLNILREDWKPVLNINTIIYGLYHLFTEPNHEDPLNHEAAAVLSDNPSMFESNVRRAMSGGYVGETFFQRCI
- the LOC107007691 gene encoding LOW QUALITY PROTEIN: protein LYK5-like (The sequence of the model RefSeq protein was modified relative to this genomic sequence to represent the inferred CDS: inserted 1 base in 1 codon; substituted 1 base at 1 genomic stop codon), which produces MNWLLNILCILNFQISCTKAQQEYSGSSVLNCENEXETNYSCNGRNFTCQAFLIFKARDPYNSVPGIAALMSSNMSEIARINNVTRLTVFAPEKEVIIPVDCSCSGLYYQAKTMYYISAVIETYFVIANNTYQGLSTCNALVCQNEYDEFSLRPGLELQVPLRCACPTAKQAAKGSKYLMTYSINVGDDILTVCKRFNVNVRNITEANGFLDENSVLYPFTTILIPLPSEPSNLDTGNENYRKPIRSFSPPSAANASKGKSKRNLYIGSGVATGFVVSWVILLALFKKRDSKFPRRSSSHEDILVEIANIDHVPKVFKFKELKHATRNFDSKNWIKGSVYWGGFKGEILAVKMAITDVSREVNILHKINHFNLIKLCGYCEHKGCFFLVFEYMKNGSLREWLTRTKCQDTISWKNRIQIALDVANGLHYLHSFTKPGYIHKNINSRNILLDNNIRAKITNFSVAKETDTSGRSWXLVGTTGYMAPEYAERGTVTSKMDIYAFGVVLLELVTGKDAVIVEESGEILLSAAVAAIMEGENAEIELDGFIKADIREDSDLEIAMSVANLSLRCLTREPTNRPSMEETVSCLLKIQVNVHKAE